Proteins from a genomic interval of Oncorhynchus clarkii lewisi isolate Uvic-CL-2024 chromosome 13, UVic_Ocla_1.0, whole genome shotgun sequence:
- the LOC139424086 gene encoding proton channel OTOP2-like: MRNIMHLTFGFFSCESSKMTSDPEMAVEEGYISPPPTLPSTRRSIHLGVHAGSMRRGSDVFSTSRGTVSERGRNRSWLLSSIITFNVLILGIALVSGSVFNNVKINAINLQIFLIVLIILTTAWMLYYTIYTSREDHAVLYKDSHAGPVWLRGGLVLFGLCSLIMDVFKIANYVGYLHCDSAVKIAFPVVQAVFILVQTYFLWLHAKDCVQLQRNITRCGLMLTLSTNLMLWMAAVTEESIHQTVVPPEDDNSTHSYDIRAPGGSSSCNCSHSACAVLEKAYYYLYPFNIEYSLFASAMAYVMWKNVGRLVDEHNHHALHFRLKDVLVGPAVGLVMLVAGLGTFVIYEVDVESGDPGKRDTALVIHYVMNTVAVTLMSVSTVAGCAIYRLDQRDHVSGKNPTRSLDVGLLIGASFGQFTICYFTIVAVVATGAEGHLNALNLAVSLLTVIQLCLQNIFIIEGLHREPFHEDMHQASVFTNPYVLQAQAHRDIHNLPGTFMETKTSPALTVHSMHVAPSALSSSPLPQRHRLTWKRRALKEICAFLLLCNILLWIMPAFGARPQFDNTIGAEFYEFTMWAAVVNIGLPFGIFYRMHSVASLFEVFLTS, from the exons ATGAGAAACATCATGCACTTGACCTTTGGCTTCTTTTCATGCGAATCCAGCAAGATGACATCTGATCCTGAGATGGCAGTTGAGGAGGGCTACATATCCCCCCCGCCCACCCTCCCTTCCACCCGGCGTTCCATCCACTTGGGAGTCCATGCGGGGAGTATGAGGAGGGGGAGCGACGTCTTCTCGACCAGCAGGGGCACGGTGAGCGAGAGGGGCCGTAACCGCAGCTGGCTACTCTCTAGCATCATCACTTTCAACGTCCTGATCCTAGGTATTGCTCTGGTCAGTGGCAGTGTCTTCAACAACGTTAAGATCAACGCCATCAACCTGCAGATCTTCCTCATCgtcctcatcatcctcaccacTGCCTGGATGCTGTACTACACCATCTACACATCCAGGGAAGATCATGCCGTGCTCTACAAGGATAGCCATGCCGGGCCTGTGTGGCTCAGGG GTGGACTGGTGCTGTTTGGCTTATGCAGTCTGATTATGGACGTGTTTAAGATTGCTAACTACGTAGGCTACCTGCACTGTGACTCTGCTGTGAAGATAGCGTTCCCTGTCGTACAAGCTGTATTCATACTTGTCCAG ACATACTTCCTCTGGCTCCACGCTAAAGACTGTGTACAGCTACAACGGAACATAACTCG CTGTGGGCTGATGTTGACTCTGTCTACCAATCTGATGTTGTGGATGGCAGCAGTCACAGAGGAGTCCATACACCAGACTGTTGTTCCACCAGAGGACGACAACAGCACACATTCCTATGACATCAGAG CCCCTGGTGGATCCAGCAGCTGTAACTGCAGCCACTCTGCCTGTGCTGTCTTAGAAAAGGCCTATTACTACCTGTACCCCTTCAACATCGAGTACAGCCTGTTTGCCTCGGCCATGGCCTACGTCATGTGGAAGAACGTGGGCCGCCTGGTAGACGAGCACAACCACCACGCGCTCCATTTCCGCCTGAAGGACGTGCTGGTGGGGCCTGCGGTCGGGCTGGTCATGCTGGTGGCAGGCCTGGGAACCTTCGTCATCTACGAGGTGGACGTGGAGTCGGGGGACCCGGGGAAACGTGACACGGCGCTGGTGATACACTACGTGATGAACACGGTGGCTGTGACGCTCATGTCAGTCTCGACCGTGGCTGGTTGCGCCATCTACCGGCTGGACCAGAGGGACCACGTGTCAGGGAAGAACCCCACACGGAGCCTGGATGTAGGCTTGCTGATCGGCGCCTCATTCGGACAGTTCACCATCTGTTATTTCACCATCGTGGCTGTGGTGGCAACGGGGGCCGAGGGCCACCTCAACGCTCTCAACCTGGCTGTCTCCCTGCTCACTGTGATCCAGCTCTGCCTGCAGAACATCTTCATCATCGAGGGCCTGCATCGCGAGCCCTTCCACGAAGACATGCACCAGGCCTCTGTATTCACAAACCCATACGTCCTTCAAGCCCAAGCCCATAGAGACATACACAACCTCCCAGGGACATTCATGGAGACCAAGACGTCCCCGGCCCTCACAGTTCACAGTATGCATGTTGCTCCTTCTGCTCTTTCTAGCTCCCCCCTACCTCAACGCCATAGGCTGACCTGGAAGAGGAGGGCCCTGAAGGAGATCTGTGCATTTCTGCTGCTCTGCAACATCCTT CTCTGGATCATGCCGGCGTTTGGCGCCCGACCTCAGTTTGACAACACGATTGGAGCAGAGTTTTACGAGTTCACCATGTGGGCGGCTGTTGTGAATATTGGACTCCCCTTCGGAATCTTTTACCGTATGCACTCAGTCGCCAGCCTCTTTGAGGTCTTCCTAACCTCCTAA
- the LOC139424085 gene encoding proton channel OTOP2-like, protein MRNIMHLTFGFFSCESSKMTSDPEMAVEEGYISPLPTRPTLPSTQCSIHLGVQAGSMRRGSDVFPTSRGTVRERGRNRSWLLSSIITFNVLILGIALVSGSVFNNVKINAINLQIFLIVLIILTTAWMLYYTIYTSREDHAVLYKDSHAGPVWLRGGLVLFGLCSLIMDVFKIANYVGYLHCDSAVKIAFPVVQAVFILVQTYFLWLHAKDCVQLQRNITRCGLMLTLSTNLMLWMAAVTEESIHQTVVPPEDGNSTHSYDIRAPGGSSSCNCSHSACAVLEKAYYYLYPFNIEYSLFASAMAYVMWKNVGRLVDEHNHHALHFRLKDVLVGPAVGLVMLVAGLGTFVIYKVDVEKGDPRKRDTVLMIHYVMNTVAVTLMSVSTVAGCAIYRLDQRDHVSGKNPTRSLDVGLLIGASFGQFTICYFTIVAVVATGAEGHLNALNLAVSLLTVIQLCLQNIFIIEGLHREPFHEDMHQASVFTNPYVLQAQAHRDIHNLPGTFMETKTSPALTVHSMHVAPSALSSSPLPQRHRLTWKRRALKEICAFLLLCNILLWIMPAFGARPQFDNTIGAEFYEFTMWAAVVNIGLPFGIFYRMHSVASLFEVFLTS, encoded by the exons ATGAGAAACATCATGCACTTGACCTTTGGCTTCTTTTCATGCGAATCCAGCAAGATGACATCTGATCCTGAGATGGCAGTTGAGGAGGGCTACATATCCCCCCTGCCCACCAGGCCCACCCTCCCTTCCACCCAGTGTTCCATCCACTTGGGAGTCCAGGCGGGGAGTATGAGGAGGGGGAGCGACGTCTTCCCGACCAGCAGGGGCACGGTGAGGGAGAGGGGCCGTAACCGCAGCTGGCTACTCTCTAGCATCATCACTTTCAACGTCCTGATCCTAGGTATTGCTCTGGTCAGTGGCAGTGTCTTCAACAACGTTAAGATCAACGCCATCAACCTGCAGATCTTCCTCATCgtcctcatcatcctcaccacTGCCTGGATGCTGTACTACACCATCTACACATCCAGGGAAGATCATGCCGTGCTCTACAAGGATAGCCATGCCGGGCCTGTGTGGCTCAGGG GTGGACTGGTGCTGTTTGGCTTATGCAGTCTGATTATGGACGTGTTTAAGATTGCTAACTACGTAGGCTACCTGCACTGTGACTCTGCTGTGAAGATAGCGTTCCCTGTCGTACAAGCTGTATTCATACTTGTCCAG ACATACTTCCTCTGGCTCCACGCTAAAGACTGTGTACAGCTACAACGGAACATAACTCG CTGTGGGCTGATGTTGACTCTGTCTACCAATCTGATGTTGTGGATGGCAGCAGTCACAGAGGAGTCCATACACCAGACTGTTGTTCCACCAGAGGACGGCAACAGCACACATTCCTATGACATCAGAG CCCCTGGTGGATCCAGCAGCTGTAACTGCAGCCACTCTGCCTGTGCCGTCTTAGAAAAGGCCTATTACTACCTGTACCCCTTCAACATCGAGTACAGCCTGTTTGCCTCGGCCATGGCCTACGTCATGTGGAAGAACGTGGGCCGCCTGGTAGACGAGCACAACCACCACGCGCTCCATTTTCGCCTGAAGGACGTGCTGGTGGGGCCTGCGGTCGGGCTGGTCATGCTGGTGGCGGGCCTGGGAACCTTTGTCATCTACAAGGTGGATGTGGAGAAGGGGGACCCGAGGAAACGTGACACGGTGCTGATGATACACTACGTGATGAACACGGTGGCTGTGACGCTCATGTCCGTCTCGACCGTGGCTGGTTGCGCCATCTACCGGCTGGACCAGAGGGACCACGTGTCGGGGAAGAACCCCACACGGAGCCTGGATGTAGGCTTGCTGATCGGCGCCTCATTCGGACAGTTCACCATCTGTTATTTCACCATCGTGGCTGTGGTGGCAACGGGGGCCGAGGGCCACCTCAACGCTCTCAACCTGGCTGTCTCCCTGCTCACTGTGATCCAGCTCTGCCTGCAGAACATCTTCATCATCGAGGGCCTGCATCGCGAGCCCTTCCACGAAGACATGCACCAGGCCTCTGTATTCACAAACCCATACGTCCTTCAAGCCCAAGCCCATAGAGACATACACAACCTGCCAGGGACATTCATGGAGACCAAGACGTCCCCGGCCCTCACAGTTCACAGTATGCATGTTGCTCCTTCTGCTCTTTCTAGCTCCCCCCTACCTCAACGCCATAGGCTGACCTGGAAGAGGAGGGCCCTGAAGGAGATCTGTGCATTTCTGCTGCTCTGCAACATCCTT CTCTGGATCATGCCGGCGTTTGGCGCCCGCCCTCAGTTTGACAACACGATTGGAGCAGAGTTTTACGAGTTCACCATGTGGGCGGCTGTTGTGAATATTGGACTCCCCTTCGGAATCTTTTACCGTATGCACTCAGTCGCCAGCCTCTTTGAGGTCTTTCTAACCTCATAA